GCCCTCTGCTGGGTAATAGCCTTCCGATGCTATCCACTTCCTATCTATTTTATAGCACAACTCCCCTTTTGTGGTCCCAATACCATTGACCATTTTGTCTGTGACCCTGGTCCCCTTCTGGCCTTGTCCTGCATTCCTGCCCCTGGAATTGAGCTTTCCTGCTCTATATTGAGCTCTCTTATTATCTTCATCACCTCCTCCTTAATCCTTGGATCCTACACACTAGTCCTCAGAGCAGTGTTACGGGTTCCCTCAGCAGCTGGCAGACGtaaggccttctccacctgtgggTCCCACCTGGGTGTAGTGTCTTTGTCCTATGGAACAATCATGGTGATGTATGTCAGTCCAAGCTCTGGATACCCAGCCGGGACACAGAAGATAGTGACCCTGTTCTACTCATCAGTGACTCCACTTCTAAACCCTCTGATCTACAGTCTCTGGAACAAGGACATGAACGCTGCCCTAAGAAAAATTCAGATGTGCACAAAAATTAGTTAAGGTGAATGAGAGCTCACAAGTGGACCAAGATTacgatatttctcttttttcccatatatactcctagttttatttttttacaaaaatgttcattttcacctATATATTCACATTCAGATTCGTCAATTTCTGCCTAATCATTTAATGAATAAGAGTATTTCAAGTAAACCAGACCTTGCCTTCAAATTAGGACTTGATACATAAACTTGAATTAAATAACCTAGAtatctggattttaaaccctgaCCTCTCCAATAACTTCTTCCCCTTTGTTCTGTGATCACTTTCCTGGTCCCTGACCTCATGTTCTTTTTGACTTCTCATAAGTGTACATCCAATTCTTACACTTGGTTTTTCTGGCCTGATGATATCTGCCCCACTCCTAGCAGAAAACTAGAGAATTCAAACCATTTTAgctcagataaaaagaaaattagcagCAATCAGTAAATCATAACTGAgccaaaatttatatttaattgacACCCATGCTTCTAACAATGAACTAAAGCACTTGTTCCCAAATCTGTCTTGTTTGATACTTACTTGGGGAATCTTCTTAAAAGAATAGATTACTGGGCCTTTCTCCAATTCTCTTTAATCAGAATCTTTGAAGTGGACTTtgtaaatctttattttaatgcTACCCAGGTGATTCTAGTGCACCTAGATCACCACTAGTCTATGGACCAGTTTTTCTGAGtctctttcttttaataaatagatgatagaagcagagaaaatttgcATATCATTTCCTACTCTTAGcttggaaatggaaaataataatcgGTGACTCAAACACTAGTGACAGCAGCAGAAGTTTCTTTTCCTAACTTGACTTTCAAGTCCTTCATTTATCAAatacttccttctttcctattcCTATCTGTGCAGTATAGTTAAGATACCTAAAAATAaggtttcatttaaaaataagattagtTTGCAATGGCATTATACTTTTGCGCTAGTTTCAAATGAAGGAAGGTTAAGTTGAACACACAGCCCAGAAGAGGTAAAAGagagaggcaaaagagagaaaaaaaagccatAGTGATTCCAAGATACTGAAACCAAGAGAGATGTAGAGGAATTTGATGACAGCTCCAGATTCTTTGACCTGACTATTTGGTAAAAAATAAATTGGTTATTGTTGCCTGGTATTGttctaattaattcattcatgcaataaacatttattgacctATGTGATGTGTACTGAGATTGCATCAGTGTACAAGACAAAGTCCTTACCTCCATTCTTCATTGCATTCTAATGAAGAAGGCAGATAATAAGAAGGTAAACACATAAGTTTATAATTCCAGGAATCATAAATTgagtaaaaagaataaaggagagtATGAATATAGGAAAAATTGGGATAGGATACGGGATAATTTAGATAGGATGGCAAGAAGCCTTTCTGTGGAGGTGATATTTCAAAGTGAGGAAACAAACTGTGTGCAGATCTAGGGGAAATAAGTCCCAAGCAAATGCAGGTATAATGTATCTGCACATACTAAAATGATTATCCACTCCTGATAAAAGGTCTTAGTAAACTGGAAGTAGACATGAACTTCATCAGTCTGTAAAGGGTATCTTCAAAATCCTACAATAACACCATACCGAATAAAGTAAGACTGAatgaatcagaaatgagacaagagTATCTGTTCTCGCAACTTCTATTCAACATCAGACTGAAGGTTCTAGAAAAATGCAATcaggcaaaggaaagaaataaatggcatccagattgaataaaaaaagagaaactgtttTTAAATGACCATGTCATCTATGACACaatcatctatgtagaaaatccaacagaattttaaaaatgggctatTAGAACTAATGAATAAGATACAAtctccatatataaaaatcaatggtATTTCTATATAATTGCAATAATCAggaatttaacttttaaaaattaatgccatttacaatagcatcaaaaaataagtaatacttggggataaatctgacaaaagatgtgaAAGTCTTATACaataaaatctacaaaacatagctgagagaaattaaagaagaccaaaataaaggtaaataaatgtaaagatataACTGGTTTATGGGttggaaaactcaatattgtttACATTTCAAGTCTTCCTAAgatgatctatagattcaacacaacccGAATCAAAATCCCAAGCAGGTGTTTTTGTTGAAATTAGCaagctaattttaaaatgcatatggaaatgcaaaggacttagaataaataaaacaaaattggaggactaaCACTATCTTATTTCAAGACTTATTTAAAATCTGCAATAATCAAAACTGTGGCACTGGGATATAGTCAGACAAATAGTATacagagcccagaaataaacccatacatacATGGAAAAAGGATTTCAACAAAAGTGCAATGACAACTCAATGGACAAAAGATAGTCTTcttaataaatggtgctagaataattagatatccatatgccaaaaaaaaaaaaaaaactgaaattcaatACACctcacaaaatatacaaaaattaactcaaatgggaCCTAAACGTAAactctaaaactataaaacttatagaagaaaacacagaagaaaattctTCAGATCTTGGTTTAGGAAAAGATTTCTTATATGCCTCACTAAAAGCATGGTCCATAGAAGATCGAATTTAAAAATTGGActccactaaaattaaaaagtacccactctttgaaagacactaacagaatgaaaagacaagccacagactgggagaaattaTTCACAAAGCACATACCTAATGAAGAacttgcatccagaatatataaaaaccacTCAAAACtcaatattaagaaaacaaacaacccaataaaaaataggcaaaagatttgaatggacatttcaTCAGAAGACAAGTAAGCAAATGAAACcacactcaacatcattagtcatcaagaaaatacaaattaataccTCAATGAAACACCACCAGACAtaccagaatgactaaaatttaaaaactgaccataccaagtgttggtgagtatATAAAGGAATCAGAACTCTCATCTACTACTATTGGGAGTGTAAAATTCTCCaagcactttggaaaatggtttggcagttttctaaaaaattaaatatctgccTACCATATGATATAGCCATTCAACACCAGTATTAcccaagaaaaaaatgtgtatgcCATACataaacttgtacacaaatgttcctAACAGATTTGtttataatagctaaaaactggaacaacccaaatgtccacaaaCAGGTGAATGGAAAACAAAGTTTTGTATatccatacgatggaatattactcaacaataaaaaggaatggactaTTGATACATGAAGTAACATGGAcaaatctcaaaataatcatgCTCAGTTAATGAAAGAGGGGGTCAGGAAGGGGTAGGAGGCAGCAATTACAAAGAACAAGCATATTTTTGGGGCTGATGATTATGTTCACTATCTTATGATGATGGTTTCACAGATGTATCCATATGTCAAAATGTATCAGattacacattttaaatgtatacTGCTTACTATATGTCAATTATACTTccataaaactgtttaaaaaataaaacatattctcAGATCAATCCCAGAGATGGTGACGTGGtataaaaaggacagaaaagataaaaatagtagTACAAATACTCCTGAACACTAACTTACCTACCCACCAAACCTGCTTTTCCAGGTCACTTTCTCCACAGGGCTTCACATTCCCACTTAACTCATACtgagtgttcttttatatttttaagagttaAATTACTCCTTCAATGTACATTTTTGGAGCTCCCACTGTGTACCTGAGTGGTTTGGTGTTACCAAGACATGGAGACATCTGCAAGAGACTTTGGGAAGTGGGACAGGAAAGTTAATGAGGCTGCACTATAGAGTACCTTACTCACCAGGCTTTGACTTTTGAACTTTATGCAATAGACAGAAATACGAATGGTGTCGAAACAGGGAAGTGAGCTTAACTAATCAGTTTTTAAACAAAACCTTCTGCCACAGTAGGGAGGATGAAGAGACAGGAGATGAGTTATGTTAGAAGATCTGCCCCTCCTAGGAGCCCACCAGGGAGGCAAGAGGGAGCCTGGCAGTGGATAGTCCGGGTCTGGGAGGGTGTCCCTGCCCTGGCATGGCCCTTTAGAGGAAGAGGTCTTATGATTGGTCCCAGTCCAACACTCTGTATCTCAGTGGGGCAAAGGTGGTGGGATGACTGGCCTTGGATGGTGAATATCAGGGAGGATGAGGATATAATTGAGTGGAAGAATCTGATGCACAGTTTCTTCACATTTACCTGTGGGAGTCCCTTTTAGCAGGTCAAGATTCCTTTCTCCaagtttttcttctctaattaaGGAAGAATCCGGGGTTCCAAGTCCCAGCTTCTGCTTGACGAGGTCTCTTCTATCAGGTTCACCATGGCTGATAAAGTAATGGTCCATTCTTCCTGGATATAGATTTTATTGGAGTGTATACTGATGCAGCCAGCACAGAAGAATTTGCCTAGACCTTAACCCAAGACTTTTTAAATAGAGATCATGTGGTACTTTTATGTTACTAAATTAAGGGTAGTAGCATCCAGAATGACTCAGACAAAATAACTTATTTCTTTCACAGCAAAAATAAAGGGCCTGCCCCCTCTGTTGAGGATGAGTAACCGTGGAGCCCACCTCCCAGGAGCAGAGCAGCTGCAGAATGACCCTGCTCTGACTGACCTTAGCCAGGAACATCCTGGAGAGTGTCCCCTAAATGTGTCTGTCTTCCTGGTGACATCTAAATGAAGTTTCATTGAGAGACTTCCTGCTTCACAGAAACCTTATTCTGTGTCAGGTTTGTTTATGCCCTGTAGCCAAAGGCCACAGGAACACTTGTAAATGAAAAACTTGGGCTTATTACTCTTTATAACAAGGGAGAGCACATACTGTGGGGGATCCATGGGATATCTCAGTAAGACAGTGTTAGAAAGAAACTATTATAGGATTTAGGCTTTGGTTGGGTGATTTGGGGGAGGGTCTAAGGAAGCAGGGTTTCAATCAAGATTTGATGTTGTCAGAAAGCAGGGGCAGTTCTATGACTGGGTACCTCAACACATTTTATCTATAGAGAGGGCACTCTAGAAggagaataaagtaaaaaaacgGTTGAAAAAAATAGTAGCAGCTGCTCATTTTAGCAAAGAGAGGGGGTGTTTGGTATTTTGTGGGTGACACCATGTTTTTGTCTGTGCTTAGACAAAATTCTGAAGTAGCCTTGTTTTGTCTCATTTTATCATGGTCTCAGAAACTCTTTGACTGAGGTTGTATTCTGTGAAATTGCTTTTGTCCAAAAAGAGAAGAACATGACCTATCATGTTAGATAGAGTCAGACCAGCTTGTAATAACATTGTGGTCTATATATGAATATCAGATCACAGACTTCTGGGGCTGCTTTTCTTCCCTTCAGGTTTAGACACTCTCTGGGAAGTGGGGTAGGATAGACAGTGTTAGAGACTGAATTATTGGCTTATTAATTAATCAGTCAACTGATATGTGAATATTTCATTCCATCTATGAGAGGTCTGAAGGCAGGAAAGgatattatttcaacatgcaaagaaaaaaaaaaaaaaaaaacagaaatgatggcAGGTCCCAAAGGAAGTGAATAACAAGCACAGAGCTGTCTCCTGACACTGTTCTCCTTTTAAAAGCAATAAGCAGCTCTTCGTGATCAGGAAAAATAGGGCTGACTTTCTGGCAGCCTCTGCTTATAACCCACCCATCCTCCAGCAAACACAATTGAGGATCTTCACCACAGCCCTTTCCACCTCTCCtctgcctcttctctcctctttcgTTACTGCCAAGACTGTCGCTTctatttaagtaaataaaaaggTAATTTTCTGAGAAGCTGAAGTCTGGGATTCTCTTTCCTGATCCAGGTAATAAGGTGGTATAATGtttagaagaggaaaaaaatcatagtaTAGTTGCAGGATCTACTAGCCTCTACCCACAGCTCTCTTTGAATTTGCTATGGCCTTCCACAAAGAACCAATATTTTTTAAGCTCTTACTGGTCATAACTTGGTCAAGGAACTTCCACAGACATTATTTCATATAGCAGCAATCTTTTTAATAGCCCTTTGAAGAAGACaaaattatgcccattttacagctaAGAAAACGAAGATAATATCAACTAAGGAAAGCTCTTGACTCTAAATCCAGcactttttctgttttccacaaATGCCTACCACTCATCTCAATCTGGAAAATTATCCTTACTTTTAAGTATTTTACTGAATTAGATTACATAATGGGACAGACATAGCAGCCCCCTCACTGAAACTATACAGATCAGCTAAAGCAGGGAGTGAGTTACTCTGAGATATTTCTGGATTGGCTTGTGGGAAATGAATCAACAAATGGAGGTACCAAAACTTCTACTGCATCAGGGCTTCTAGAGACCAGCTTTGAggaaaatatcaggaaaatgtCTTCTTCTTACACAGTATATGGCACAGGACCAGGCTCACTCAGACATAATCCATCCCAAACTTTCTGGGGTTGACTAATttacaagtaaacaaacaaacaaacagaaaggcaATTGTTAATTAACTCAATCCAAGCACTGTGGGTATAGAAACACGGCTGGGACATGGTTGTACCCGTGTTCACAGAGCCCTCTGCAGCCCACACAGGGTGAATCTACTAGTCCCTTTTTTGAAGGTGAGTAACAATACAGTCTGGTTAAATTTGTTAGGTTGCTGATAAACCACCCAGATTTATTTTCACACCTTTCCAGTTTCCTAGAGCAGCTTTGTAGGACTTTGAGACTTTCAGAATTGTTTCgagaagaaataattttactCAACAGTCTAACATGCTCTGCTTTACAGTTTTTAAAGAGTAGTCTGCTGCTACCTGCAAAATGGATTGTAGAGAGACAAAAGTGGAATCACAGAGTTTTCTTAGGAAGGTACTGTAGAAGTACAGGGGATGAAAGAATGATCTTCTGAATATGGAGGGTGACAGTCAAAGAGAAGTGCATAGATTTGAGTTATACTTTGGAAGCAAGCATATCTTGCTGATGAATTGGATGAGAGggataaaaaaaaggaagagatagAACATTAGAACATGCAAAACCAGAAAATAGGAAGTTCTTCAACATTAACTACAGCATTCAAGATGTTGGAAATATTTCGAAATGATAAACAAAGtgattaacttaaaaaaaaatattttggaaacacCCTGCAAAACCCTTTGATTTAAAACAGACAAACTACAATTAGAAAAGATTCCTTTAACTTGATGAGAATcaagtgtttgttttgttttgctttttgttttgtttctgaattgTTACTAAACTTGTCAgcctaaaatgattttttttaactttcagcaATTTAAAGCCCTAAGTCACCTTCACATGTTATATAGCAAATTTGCCTTTGAGTCATTCCTTCCAGTCATTAGTAGTTAATGTACTTTCAGGCCTCCAGTATTAGTCAacaaccacattaaaaaaaagaagtaagagaagaagaagaagaagaagaagagtgCTTGGAGAAATGTTTGCTTCAGCAAAGGCCacattctgaatattttcatCCTGAATGAGAATACTATAAAGTGATGAAAGACTACATTATTTTCTATGTCCGGTTTCAGTTCACCCTCAAAAGGGATGAATATTTCCTATCAAATTTCATCTCAGTTCCCAGTCACAATACTTTAAAAGCAGGGAAATAGAAGACAATCAGTCAAttagaaaagggaaatttatggtACAAGAACAAGAACCTGTTCCTCCCACAGCTGAGGCACTGAAAGTCATGAGGTAATACAAGTTCAGACAAAGACAAGCAGAATCTTGGAAAATATTATTGGCAGCATGAGTCCCCCCATCACAGAAATCAGACAAAATCCAGAACTACATCTATCTCACAGAAAGAAGCTTTTACACACATTTTATAAGTTCCAAAATATTAATAACTTTGCTAGTCCCCTTTCACtaatttcctttctctcccaACAAAACATAATCAATTACCTCTCCCCTGACATCTTCTGCCATTTGTCCTGAgacatctttctgttttttattctaaTGGACTATTCAGTCTCCctcataattatattaaatattcagTCTCCTTCATAATTATATTCACACTCAAAAATAATCtgattgattggttgattgattgattgaagTAATATTCTATATAGCATAAATAGGGGAAAATAGGTATATTAAACAAGTCCAAGGTCTGAGTCCAGGATTATTTAACAAAAAGTTTTTAACTCTGGGAAATGGAAATCCATTATACAGATGTACAACCATCCAATCTCATTTCTGCCTTGAAGTGCTCCAATCTGTATTGGGAGAGGGAGCaaaaatgtagttttcttttcaagTTTCTTGCTAAATCtacttgaaaatatcaataatatcAGGTTCCACAGTTTACATAACTGAAAAACAGCATTGGACTTGGCAGACTCGTATTCTGAGCCAAACAATCAAAGACCCGTTTGTTCAAGGCCAGATTAATGTTAATCCTAACCCTCAACTATATCTACCCGGGCTGGGTAACTGTTATGAGAGAAATGAGATACAGCTATTTTCTATGATTAATTTGAATGTTTTACTTATGAAGTAGGTATAATTGGATTACCAAATTGCATAAATCAACAAGTTAGTTAACAACCTCAAACAATAGTCTCAAGATTTCCTTGAGTCAGATTTGCCCACAAGTAGCTGTGTTGGTGTGATCTCTTTCTGGAAAGTGAGAaagtgcatttattcattcattttataaatatttattgaaagctttCTAAGTTCAAAGCTTTATGCTAATCTTCTTAAAGTAGCACCTCTGTTAAAGTAACTTCTCAGATAAACTTATTTCGAACCTGTGACAAATATGTTTGAAACTTGCTGCTCAGGGAGAGGTACTGAGGGACTCACTTCAGAGACTTCTCTCCTGGTAGAAGCATTAGAAAAAGCAAGAGGTACAGTAAAGGAAAGCCTGGTTTAAGTCATAAAGCTGGTCATGACTCAAATCGCACCTAGATGGACAACAAACTTCCCATAAGTACTGTAAATTACATCATGTGTTAAAGGGCTCTCCTAAATCAGATTTAGGAACAATTTTCCCTCTCACTTCCAAAACACTGTCTCTTGAGAGCAGAACAGTTAAATCAGTGCCTACTGTGATCAAAAGCACTTCCAAAAACAGAACTGACCCAGTGTGATATTatcagaacaaagaaaaagatagaagCTATTGAAATGCAGTCTATATGTTATTCACCAGGCTCTGGAAAATAAAGACCTTAACCTGTCATTAAAAATGATGTTGAAAACCAGAGTTCTCATATAACTTCCAGCAGAAGTGAAAAATAGTGCAATAAAttatggaaaactgtttggctGAATCAACTACAGTTGAAGGTACACATAACCTATGACCCAGCCtgtagaaacacacacacatgtggacCAGGAGAAATGCACCCTAtagtcatagcagcattattcctcatagccccaaactggaaataaacaaaatattcatCACTAGCAGAATGGTTAAATAAGTAGTGGTTTATTCTTACAATGCAATACTAttgagcagttaaaaaaaaaaaaagacaaactacagattcatgcaacaacatttcatgcaacaacatgaatttCACAAACTTAATGTTGAACAAGGAAGCCATCCACAATATACTACATATCACATTTATATGAAGTATACATACTTAGGCCATTAAATTATAAAGGAAAGCAAGGAAGTTATCATCATAAAGGAAAGGCGAGTATTACAACTAGAAGCACAGGGAGACAAAAGATAGTGATTAGGTTGGAGCATGAAAGGAGCTTCTAGAGGGCAATTGATACTCTGTTTCTTGACCTCTGTGGTAGTTACAATGTTGTTTTCTCTATAATGATCTATTAATCTGTATATTTATTACAGACAAACAACTAACCCAGGACAGTATTTCAGGATGAGCTAAAAACAATAACTATTGAAATGTAAGTGTTCACTGCATTTATTAGAATGACTTAAATATATTATCTAGATTCCCATCCCTCCTTACACTAtttttcagtatttgatagtctttTTACAGCTCACTGATACATGAAAATCTTCAACACCAGCAACAATTCCAGCACCCTCACTGGTTTCATCCTCCTGGGCTTCCCTTGCCCCAGGGAGGGACAGGTCCtgctctttatgctcttctctaCTGTCTACCTCCTGACCCTCATGGGGAATGGTTCCATCATCTGTGCTGTGCGCTGGGATCAGAGACTCCACAGTCCCATGTACATCCTGCTCGCCAacttctccttcctggagatCTGGTATGTCACCTCCACTGTCCCCAACATGTTAACCAACTTCCTTTCTGACACCAAGGTCATCTCCTTCTCTGGGTGCTTTCTCCAATtctactttttcttctccctGGGTTCTACAGAATGCTTTTTCTTGGCAATGATGGCATTTGATCAGTATCTTGCCATCTGCCGGCCTCTCCACTATACTGCCATTATGACCGGACATCTCTGCACCAATCTTGTGATCAGCTGCTGGGTACTTGGATTCCTCTGGTTCCTGATTCCAATCATCGTCATCTCCCAGATGTCCTTCTGTGGATCCAGGATCATTGACCACTTCCTCTGTGACCCAGGTCCTCTGTTAGCACTCACCTGTACAAGAGCTCCTAAAATTGAGTTGACCAGTTCCACCTTAAGTTCTCCACTTTTATTTATTCCATATTTCTTCATCATGGGGTCATATGCTCTGGTCCTTAGAGCTGTGTTGCAGGTCCC
The Choloepus didactylus isolate mChoDid1 chromosome 4, mChoDid1.pri, whole genome shotgun sequence DNA segment above includes these coding regions:
- the LOC119532220 gene encoding LOW QUALITY PROTEIN: olfactory receptor 11H6-like (The sequence of the model RefSeq protein was modified relative to this genomic sequence to represent the inferred CDS: deleted 2 bases in 1 codon), with translation MNMSRVNTVTEFIFLSFPCSREVQVLLFMLFSVMYILTLTGNGAITCAVKLDHRLHTPMYILLANFSFLEICYINTIVPIMLENFLSETKTISFTACFLQFYFFFSMGITETLLLPPMAFDWYLAIYQPLHYSIIMTNHLCMNLVALCWVIAFRCYPLPIYFIAQLPFCGPNTIDHFVCDPGPLLALSCIPAPGIELSCSILSSLIIFITSSLILGSYTLVLRAVLRVPSAAGRRKAFSTCGSHLGVVSLSYGTIMVMYVSPSSGYPAGTQKIVTLFYSSVTPLLNPLIYSLWNKDMNAALRKIQMCTKIS